A window of Macrococcus sp. 19Msa1099 genomic DNA:
AATCAACAGAAGCGCTGGCACATATGAATGAATTAGGACGAAGTGCCATTAAAGCAGGCAAGTTTGCAGCAGTTCTAATGGCTGGTGGACAAGGCACACGTCTCGCGCATAATGGGCCGAAAGGTACATTTGAATTTGACGGTGTGAGTCTGTTTGAACTTCAGGCAAGACAAATAAAAGCATTGATTGAAAGCTTGAACGTTTCAATACCATGGATCATTATGACGAGTGATATTAACCATAAAGAAACCATCTCTTTTTTTGAAGCGCATGATTATTTCGGATTGAATAAACAGGATGTCTTCTTCTTCATTCAACCTAATATTGTAGCATTGAGTGAAGGTGGAGAGCTATTACTCAATGAGGACAAACAGCTGCTTACAACACCGAACGGTAACGGTGGAATCTTTGAAGCATTGAATGCATCAGGTACGAATAAGCTGTTACAAGAAAGAGGCGTTACACATATTTACATGAATAATATCGATAATGTACTAGTAAAAGTGCTGGACCCGATACTTTGTGGCTATGCAGTTGAAAGTGACGCAGATGTTACAACAAAGACGATTGCAGCAAGAGATAATGAAAGTGTCGGCCGTGTCGTGGAAGTGGATGGGAAAAAACAAGTCATTGAATATACTGAGCTTCCTAAAGGAGAAGAGAATCATTTCCGTAATGCGAATATCGGAATTCATATATTTAAGCTTGATTTTGTTGTGAATCATGCACAAAGTGAAATGCCTTATCACCTGGCGATTAAACAGCTGCCGCAGTTAGATGAGAATTTTACTGTTATTGAAGCTACAGCATTAAAGTTTGAGAAGTTCTACTTTGATATATTCAAATATGCGGATACCTTTAAGACGGTACAGTTTGATCGTAATGAAGAGTTCAGTCCTTTGAAGAATAAAGAAGGAAAAGATAGCATCGCAACAGCTTACGACGATTTGTTGCGCACACGTCGACTATAAGAGGTGACTAATTTGAAAAATAAAACAACAATCTATGTGATGTTGATGATGCTTTTGATTGCAGCCATAAACCTTGGACTCAGTTATCATTATATATTTAATGTCAAAGGTTTGATGTGGATGGGATTTGTATCACTATTTGCCGCATTGTTATTAATGATGCTCACCGTGCAATACTACAAGCATCAAAAAAAGCAGGATCATTCTAATATAAATGCCCATATTAAATCTGAAGATGATAGAATCTTAAAGTAATTTTTACAATATTTTTACGATAAATTCATATAAATTCCAGTACAATATAAGCATATCAATAGATAAGCGAGGGTTTATATGAAACGACGATGGTTATTACCTGTAGTACTCAGCAGTATCATTGTTGTATTACTTATCGCAACAGCTTATGCATTCTTGAGTAGACGGCAGGAAACATTATTTGTTGACGAGTATATGAAACGCTATCATCTCACAGTTAAAGGTACGATAGGGCAGACACGTACCCCTTACTTTCAGCGTGGTAATCAATCACGGCCAGCGATACTTCATGTAAGGCAAGGGGACAAAGTAACTAAAGGACAGGCGCTCTTTAGTTATGAGGATAGGTCCATCGCCGCAAATGAAAAGGAGTTAAGTCTGAAGATTGATAATCAATTAATTGCAATCAATCAGATTGAAGGACAACTCGCCGTAAAGCAAGAAGCATTTGAACAATCTGCGAGCCCCCGTATTAATGCAGAACTGAACTGGCTGATAAGTGAGTATGAGAAACATAAAAATGAACTTGAGATATTAAAAACGAAGGAAAGTGCGGCAAGTGAAGCGGTTGATCAGCTGACAATCACTTCCGAGACAACAGGAATAGTAAGTGAAATTAATAAAGAACAGCTGCAGCAATTTACAAATGCTAAACAGCAGTTTCCAATCGTAACAATTGCTGCAGCTGAAACTTTCGTTACAGGTGAAGTGGATCAAAAGCTATATAAGCAACTGGAAAAGGGGATGCAGTTCGACTTTGAAATAGATGGAAAATCTTATAAAAGTAAACTCACATCACTGACAAGAACAATCGAGCATAGCACTGCAAAATATTATTATAAAGCAGCGGTAGATATAGATGAAGCCTATGTCGGTGAAGTACTCACTTTTAAAATTTACCCAAACGTTAAAGATCATATATGGTTACATAAAGATTATGTGAATAGAAAAAAGCATACATATTATGTTCAAAAGTGTTATGGGAATCGCGTTAATGAAGAGATTATCCATGTAAAGAAACAGTCCGGACAATATTACCTTGTTACAAAAGGGTTATCGTCAGTCGATGAACTGAAAAAATATTGATATAGGAGATTGGGATATTCCCCAATCTCATTTTTTAATGTTTCCATAAATAAATGATTGTGCGCATTGAAATTTGGGTAATGATATTTAAGATAGTAACGGCCTATGAGGAGGAAGACGTATGAAATGGCAAGGTAGACAGGGGAGTTCTAATGTAGAAGATGCGAGAGGCTCTGGTGGCTTTTCTGGTGGCAGCCCGATGGTTATCGGTGGCGGTGGTATGGGATGTTTAGGAATCATCGTCATGATTGTTATCGTATTGTTGGGTGGTAACCCGATGGATTACATGGGTGGTGAAAGTCAACCTACGCAAACACAAAATCAGCAACAAGATAATGGCAACAATGATATTTTTGATACAGGAAACGTTAAGACGGATGCCGGGAACGATGGCGCTGCGACGGAACAATCTTTAGATGAACGTGGACAGTTTGCATCAGTTGTACTGAAAGATACGGAAGACGTTTGGCATAAGATATTCCAGGATTATGATAAATCTTATACTGAACCGAGAATGGTGTTATATTCAGATGCAGTACGTTCAGGATGTGGACAAGCAAGTGCTCAAATGGGACCATTCTATTGTCCGGTTGATCAGAAGATTTATATCGACCTATCTTTTATGGACGAACTGGATCAGAAGTTCGATGCGCCCGGAGATTTCGCAATGGCTTATGTTATTGCACATGAGGTTGGACATCACGTGCAGAATGAACTTGGAATCTTACCGAAATTCCATCAGTTAAGAAACCAATTATCTGAAACTGAGTACAATAAATATTCTGTTGCTGTTGAGTTGCAGGCAGACTATTTTGCAGGTGTCTATGCAAAGCATGCACAAGAAATGGGTTATACAGATGATGGAGATTTAGAAGAAGCGATTAAAGCTGCCCATGCAGTTGGAGACGACACAATTCAGAAGAATGCATTAGGACGTGCAAATCCAGATACTTTTACACATGGTTCTAGTGCCGAACGTATGGACTGGTTTAAGCGTGGTTATGAAGCAGGAGACTTTAGTCAGGGGAATACATTTAAAGCAAGGGGTTTAGACTTTTAAATAGTGAAAAATGAGATATACTCTTCTATAAGGGTATATCTCATTTTTGATAAGCGCCCATTAACGTAAAGGATTGATGGATTGTGAAACTAAAGAGACCGAATATTTCCTGGATGGCGCTCCTGTTTGTACTATCTGTAGTGTTAATTTCTGGAATAGCCTTTATATTGATGGTTTTCTTCGGAATGTATGGACTCAGTAGATTACTTATTTATTTCCATCTGGCAGAGTTTACATATAATGAAAGTGTGATAGATAACAGCTTTTATTACGGTTCATATTTAATC
This region includes:
- a CDS encoding neutral zinc metallopeptidase — protein: MKWQGRQGSSNVEDARGSGGFSGGSPMVIGGGGMGCLGIIVMIVIVLLGGNPMDYMGGESQPTQTQNQQQDNGNNDIFDTGNVKTDAGNDGAATEQSLDERGQFASVVLKDTEDVWHKIFQDYDKSYTEPRMVLYSDAVRSGCGQASAQMGPFYCPVDQKIYIDLSFMDELDQKFDAPGDFAMAYVIAHEVGHHVQNELGILPKFHQLRNQLSETEYNKYSVAVELQADYFAGVYAKHAQEMGYTDDGDLEEAIKAAHAVGDDTIQKNALGRANPDTFTHGSSAERMDWFKRGYEAGDFSQGNTFKARGLDF
- a CDS encoding HlyD family efflux transporter periplasmic adaptor subunit, which produces MKRRWLLPVVLSSIIVVLLIATAYAFLSRRQETLFVDEYMKRYHLTVKGTIGQTRTPYFQRGNQSRPAILHVRQGDKVTKGQALFSYEDRSIAANEKELSLKIDNQLIAINQIEGQLAVKQEAFEQSASPRINAELNWLISEYEKHKNELEILKTKESAASEAVDQLTITSETTGIVSEINKEQLQQFTNAKQQFPIVTIAAAETFVTGEVDQKLYKQLEKGMQFDFEIDGKSYKSKLTSLTRTIEHSTAKYYYKAAVDIDEAYVGEVLTFKIYPNVKDHIWLHKDYVNRKKHTYYVQKCYGNRVNEEIIHVKKQSGQYYLVTKGLSSVDELKKY
- a CDS encoding UTP--glucose-1-phosphate uridylyltransferase; amino-acid sequence: MEKNLKKYHHHQLLNQMELLSQVEKQKLEETLSIQDFEKIDQLYQDVYVHRKITLPEDVQDIATTIISEQSTEALAHMNELGRSAIKAGKFAAVLMAGGQGTRLAHNGPKGTFEFDGVSLFELQARQIKALIESLNVSIPWIIMTSDINHKETISFFEAHDYFGLNKQDVFFFIQPNIVALSEGGELLLNEDKQLLTTPNGNGGIFEALNASGTNKLLQERGVTHIYMNNIDNVLVKVLDPILCGYAVESDADVTTKTIAARDNESVGRVVEVDGKKQVIEYTELPKGEENHFRNANIGIHIFKLDFVVNHAQSEMPYHLAIKQLPQLDENFTVIEATALKFEKFYFDIFKYADTFKTVQFDRNEEFSPLKNKEGKDSIATAYDDLLRTRRL